A window of Symphalangus syndactylus isolate Jambi chromosome 24, NHGRI_mSymSyn1-v2.1_pri, whole genome shotgun sequence contains these coding sequences:
- the DNAJC5 gene encoding dnaJ homolog subfamily C member 5 isoform X1, whose amino-acid sequence MADQRQRSLSTSGESLYHVLGLDKNATSDDIKKSYRKLALKYHPDKNPDNPEAADKFKEINNAHAILTDATKRNIYDKYGSLGLYVAEQFGEENVNTYFVLSSWWAKALFVFCGLLTCCYCCCCLCCCFNCCCGKCKPKAPEGEETEFYVSPEDLEAQLQSDEREATDTPIVIQPASATETTQLTADSHPSYHTDGFN is encoded by the exons ATGGCAGACCAGAGACAGCGCTCACTGTCTACCTCTGGGGAGTCATTGTACCACGTCCTTGGGCTGGACAAGAACGCGACCTCAGATGACATTAAAAAGTCCTATCG GAAACTTGCCTTGAAATATCACCCCGACAAGAACCCTGACAACCCGGAGGCCGCAGACAAGTTTAAGGAGATCAACAACGCGCACGCCATCCTGACGGACGCCACAAAAAGGAACATCTACGACAAGTACGGCTCGCTGGGGCTCTACGTGGCCGAGCAGTTTGGGGAAGAGAACGTGAACACCTACTTCGTGCTGTCCAGCTGGTGGGCCAAG GCCCTGTTTGTCTTCTGCGGCCTCCTCAcgtgctgctactgctgctgctgtctGTGCTGCTGCTTCAACTGCTGCTGCGGGAAGTGTAAGCCCAAGGCACCCGAGGGCGAGGAGACGGAGTTCTACGTGTCCCCTGAGGATCTGGAGGCACAGCTGCAGTCTGATGAGAGGG AGGCCACAGACACGCCGATCGTCATACAGCCGGCATCCGCCACCGAGACCACCCAGCTCACAGCTGACTCCCACCCCAGCTACCACACCGACGGGTTCAACTAA
- the DNAJC5 gene encoding dnaJ homolog subfamily C member 5 isoform X2, producing MADQRQRSLSTSGESLYHVLGLDKNATSDDIKKSYRKLALKYHPDKNPDNPEAADKFKEINNAHAILTDATKRNIYDKYGSLGLYVAEQFGEENVNTYFVLSSWWAKALFVFCGLLTCCYCCCCLCCCFNCCCGKCKPKAPEGEETEFYVSPEDLEAQLQSDERGGH from the exons ATGGCAGACCAGAGACAGCGCTCACTGTCTACCTCTGGGGAGTCATTGTACCACGTCCTTGGGCTGGACAAGAACGCGACCTCAGATGACATTAAAAAGTCCTATCG GAAACTTGCCTTGAAATATCACCCCGACAAGAACCCTGACAACCCGGAGGCCGCAGACAAGTTTAAGGAGATCAACAACGCGCACGCCATCCTGACGGACGCCACAAAAAGGAACATCTACGACAAGTACGGCTCGCTGGGGCTCTACGTGGCCGAGCAGTTTGGGGAAGAGAACGTGAACACCTACTTCGTGCTGTCCAGCTGGTGGGCCAAG GCCCTGTTTGTCTTCTGCGGCCTCCTCAcgtgctgctactgctgctgctgtctGTGCTGCTGCTTCAACTGCTGCTGCGGGAAGTGTAAGCCCAAGGCACCCGAGGGCGAGGAGACGGAGTTCTACGTGTCCCCTGAGGATCTGGAGGCACAGCTGCAGTCTGATGAGAGGG GAGGGCACTGA